The Candidatus Cloacimonadota bacterium genome has a segment encoding these proteins:
- a CDS encoding LytR C-terminal domain-containing protein codes for MSKNIYRFFFILNLLYLCSTIIFYKESTPARDWEFAKSTGKISDIDIQVLNGVGKAGLAREIRNELIDLGFNVLSFGNANKFCYLKSVIIIKKLDYNKLNQLKNIISIPYLYEQSNKWSNYDFVIIVGRDYKKYFKTGK; via the coding sequence ATTTCTAAAAATATCTATCGGTTTTTTTTTATCCTAAATCTGCTATACCTATGCTCAACTATAATATTTTACAAGGAAAGCACACCTGCAAGGGATTGGGAATTTGCAAAATCAACAGGAAAGATAAGTGATATAGATATACAAGTTTTGAATGGTGTTGGTAAAGCGGGTTTAGCAAGAGAAATACGAAATGAACTTATTGATTTGGGCTTTAACGTCTTATCTTTTGGCAACGCAAATAAATTCTGCTATCTGAAAAGCGTGATAATTATAAAAAAATTGGACTATAATAAATTGAACCAACTGAAAAATATTATTTCTATACCATATTTATATGAACAATCAAACAAATGGTCGAATTATGACTTTGTCATTATTGTTGGCAGAGACTACAAAAAATATTTCAAAACAGGAAAGTGA
- a CDS encoding HIT domain-containing protein — protein MNKLYSPWRIDYILREKEKGCIFCNKPADENDEKHLILKRGLHSYIIMNLYPYNNAHLMVVPFRHVNDLTDLNDDEILEVFRMTKIAEIGLKKAYNPDGFNIGINIGKAAGAGISDHLHIHIVPRWNGDTNFITTIGETRVIPENMQVAFQKLKKALNDED, from the coding sequence ATGAATAAACTATATTCTCCCTGGCGAATAGATTATATTCTTAGGGAAAAAGAAAAGGGTTGCATATTTTGTAATAAACCGGCAGATGAAAATGACGAAAAACATCTAATCTTGAAGCGTGGTTTACACTCGTATATAATTATGAATCTCTATCCCTACAACAACGCTCATTTGATGGTTGTGCCATTTCGTCATGTGAACGATCTTACCGATTTGAACGATGATGAAATCCTCGAGGTTTTTAGGATGACAAAAATTGCTGAAATCGGACTCAAAAAGGCTTACAATCCTGATGGTTTTAATATCGGAATAAATATTGGCAAAGCAGCCGGTGCCGGAATTAGCGACCATCTTCACATTCACATCGTTCCACGCTGGAATGGAGATACAAATTTCATCACCACGATTGGAGAAACTCGGGTAATTCCCGAAAATATGCAAGTCGCTTTCCAAAAGTTAAAAAAGGCACTGAATGACGAAGATTGA
- a CDS encoding NTP transferase domain-containing protein, protein MKKENSIIILAAGKGVRMKSNLPKVLHEFNGKPMISRIVETAQNIKPKKIAVVVGYKKDVVIEALKNFDSIIFVEQKKQNGTGHAVLMTAKYFSGFDGNVVITPGDVPLLKAKTIDNLIRIHNEKNAAATVLTAILNDPTGYGRIIRDKNGYVLKIVEHKDASEQKRKVNEINSGIFCFDAKKLFEILPLIKTNNAQNELYLTDTLEILQNEGAKIAAVIAKDPLEISGINSPEQLKELESLDDSPK, encoded by the coding sequence ATGAAAAAAGAAAATTCAATTATCATTTTGGCTGCTGGAAAAGGTGTCCGCATGAAATCTAACCTTCCGAAAGTTCTCCATGAATTCAACGGAAAACCGATGATTTCACGTATTGTGGAAACTGCTCAAAATATTAAGCCAAAAAAAATAGCGGTTGTTGTGGGATATAAAAAAGATGTTGTGATTGAGGCGTTAAAAAACTTTGATTCAATCATTTTTGTTGAACAAAAAAAACAAAATGGAACAGGCCATGCAGTTTTGATGACGGCAAAATATTTTTCGGGATTTGACGGAAATGTAGTTATTACTCCCGGAGATGTTCCTCTTCTGAAAGCAAAAACTATTGATAATCTAATTAGAATTCATAACGAAAAAAACGCTGCTGCCACCGTGCTAACAGCTATACTCAACGATCCAACCGGTTATGGCAGAATTATTCGAGATAAAAACGGTTATGTATTGAAGATTGTGGAACATAAAGATGCTTCCGAGCAAAAGCGAAAAGTGAATGAGATAAATTCCGGCATCTTTTGTTTTGATGCCAAAAAACTTTTTGAGATTCTTCCATTAATCAAAACCAATAACGCCCAAAATGAATTGTACCTGACAGATACATTGGAAATTTTGCAGAATGAAGGGGCGAAAATTGCCGCTGTGATTGCAAAAGACCCCCTTGAAATTTCCGGTATAAATTCTCCGGAACAATTGAAAGAACTGGAATCTCTCGATGATTCCCCAAAATGA
- a CDS encoding deoxynucleoside kinase, which produces MNIKNKFIAVEGVIGVGKTTLANLLAKKLHAKLLLEQFEENPFLKEFYDDIKGKAFQTQLFFLLSRYRQVQQLFQTEIFHTNIVSDYMFMKDSIFANMTIGNHELALYNTIFSILKSNVVSPDLTIYLYADIDVVMDRIKKRNRDFEHNIQRNYILDLMRAYEDFFNKFSSLNVLKVNTNKLDFTKTPEVFDKLYRRLKKQFLK; this is translated from the coding sequence ATGAATATTAAAAATAAATTCATTGCAGTCGAAGGCGTTATCGGAGTGGGTAAAACCACATTGGCAAACCTGCTTGCCAAAAAATTACATGCGAAATTACTACTTGAACAATTTGAAGAAAATCCATTTTTAAAAGAATTTTATGATGATATAAAGGGGAAAGCATTCCAAACGCAACTTTTTTTCCTTCTGAGCAGATATCGTCAGGTACAACAGTTGTTTCAAACTGAAATATTCCACACCAACATCGTAAGTGATTATATGTTTATGAAGGATTCAATTTTCGCGAACATGACCATTGGCAATCATGAGTTGGCTCTGTATAACACGATATTTTCGATTCTAAAAAGCAATGTGGTTTCCCCGGATCTAACCATTTATCTTTATGCTGACATAGACGTGGTGATGGATAGAATCAAAAAAAGAAATCGAGATTTTGAACATAACATTCAAAGGAATTACATCCTCGATCTAATGCGAGCCTACGAGGATTTTTTCAACAAATTTTCATCCTTAAATGTGCTCAAAGTGAATACGAATAAGCTGGATTTTACAAAAACTCCCGAAGTATTTGACAAACTTTACCGTAGGTTAAAAAAGCAGTTCCTTAAGTGA
- the folK gene encoding 2-amino-4-hydroxy-6-hydroxymethyldihydropteridine diphosphokinase: MINTAFIGIGSNLGNRKKNILNAIEHIEKLLEIRFAKKSTLIETQPVGKLDQPDFLNCVIQIETEFEAEDLLKELQKIELEMGRVRIEKWGPRIIDLDILFFDNQIINLPHLTIPHKEILNRKFVLHSLNEIAPKFIHPIKNKAMKKLYEEC; this comes from the coding sequence ATAATCAACACAGCATTCATCGGTATTGGCTCGAATCTGGGAAATAGAAAGAAAAATATTCTAAACGCAATAGAACATATTGAAAAATTGCTTGAAATTCGATTTGCTAAAAAATCAACATTAATTGAAACTCAACCGGTAGGCAAACTTGATCAACCTGATTTTCTTAATTGTGTTATTCAAATTGAAACTGAGTTTGAAGCGGAAGACCTATTAAAAGAATTGCAAAAAATTGAACTGGAAATGGGAAGAGTGCGGATTGAAAAATGGGGACCGAGAATAATTGATCTGGATATTTTGTTTTTCGATAATCAAATCATAAACCTGCCACATTTAACAATTCCACATAAAGAGATCCTAAACCGAAAATTTGTGCTTCATTCTTTAAATGAGATCGCTCCGAAATTTATTCATCCTATTAAAAATAAGGCAATGAAAAAATTATATGAAGAATGTTAG
- the folB gene encoding dihydroneopterin aldolase: MKITLKNMIFYGYHGLHEAERTLGQRFGVDITVETNHDIDDKVKHLEDTVDYTKIFEEVKEEVENYKYHLLEKLAAKVLERIMDKFPLVVKCTIAIKKIAVPINGTLDYVELEMYKERE; encoded by the coding sequence ATGAAAATTACTCTGAAAAATATGATCTTCTATGGCTATCACGGTTTACATGAAGCCGAAAGAACTCTCGGACAAAGATTCGGAGTTGATATCACTGTGGAAACCAACCATGATATCGATGATAAAGTGAAACATCTTGAAGATACCGTGGACTATACAAAAATTTTCGAAGAAGTTAAAGAAGAGGTGGAAAACTACAAATATCATTTACTGGAAAAATTAGCTGCCAAAGTCCTCGAAAGAATTATGGACAAGTTTCCACTCGTAGTAAAATGTACAATTGCCATAAAAAAAATTGCGGTTCCAATTAATGGCACTTTGGATTATGTGGAACTGGAAATGTATAAGGAAAGAGAATAA
- a CDS encoding PorV/PorQ family protein, producing the protein MNLKKIICLAVALLLFQTLFGIYSDAGTRSFTFLKVPIGPRAAGMSNAYFGLSNDELAPFWNPAGLAQIKCKKYGVTYLNYIDSYNGGAASCVLPISNISAVAFFAKFVGAGDFDKTEIDESGGIIDLGTFGSYDVMLGVSYGKVISDIIDIGFSFKFITESIDDYSSQAIAGDVAIMHQTPNPKLKIGLGVKNFGKQISQFDSKEEKLPLLLAGGIRYDIPDGHLALDINKPADNDVYGNLGVEKKVRDNLTLRAGYRTNASDFNVGSSIDFLSGISAGFGFKWKNYMFNYAINSWGELGFINQLSVGRNF; encoded by the coding sequence ATGAATTTAAAGAAAATTATCTGCCTTGCTGTCGCATTATTACTTTTCCAAACTCTTTTTGGAATATATTCTGATGCAGGCACCCGTTCGTTCACATTTTTAAAGGTTCCGATAGGTCCTCGAGCTGCCGGAATGTCAAATGCATATTTCGGTTTATCAAATGATGAGCTGGCTCCCTTCTGGAATCCGGCTGGTTTAGCTCAGATAAAATGCAAAAAATACGGAGTAACCTATCTCAATTATATTGATAGCTACAACGGTGGCGCTGCCAGCTGTGTGTTACCGATTTCAAATATTTCTGCGGTTGCTTTTTTTGCAAAATTTGTGGGTGCAGGTGATTTTGATAAAACTGAAATTGATGAAAGCGGCGGAATTATTGATTTGGGCACATTTGGCTCTTATGATGTAATGCTCGGTGTTTCCTACGGTAAAGTTATTTCGGATATTATAGATATTGGTTTCAGTTTCAAATTTATCACGGAATCTATTGATGACTATTCTTCCCAAGCAATCGCCGGAGACGTTGCGATTATGCACCAAACTCCAAACCCAAAGCTCAAAATAGGTCTTGGCGTAAAAAATTTTGGAAAGCAAATATCCCAATTCGATTCTAAAGAAGAAAAGTTGCCACTTCTTTTAGCCGGTGGTATCCGATATGATATTCCGGATGGGCATCTTGCCCTCGATATAAATAAGCCGGCGGACAATGACGTTTACGGCAATCTGGGTGTGGAGAAAAAAGTGCGCGATAATCTTACTCTTAGAGCAGGTTATCGCACAAATGCATCTGATTTTAACGTTGGTTCCAGCATTGATTTTCTTTCCGGTATATCTGCAGGATTTGGATTCAAGTGGAAAAATTATATGTTCAATTACGCTATAAATTCCTGGGGTGAACTCGGATTTATAAATCAACTTTCTGTTGGACGTAATTTCTAA
- a CDS encoding glycosyltransferase family 2 protein, with product MDLSFIIPAQNEEKSLKILHEQIISNINNYSYEIIFLNDGSTDNTQEIMEEIAASDKNVKIVEFRRNFGKSAALQSGFDIAMGNIVFTMDADLQDDPAEIPNFIKRINEGFDLVAGWKQKRKDPLSKTIPSKLFNFVTSKLFKLKLHDYNCGFKAYRNEVVKSISIYGELHRYIPALAKAQGFSVCEIPIVHHKREFGKSKYGAKRLVRGFLDLLTVNMITKYARSPLYLFGLSGMIISFLGFATTIYLSIMKIFFGMSLSNRPLLVMGVLLIVVGIQLISIGLIGEFIVYLNNRKEPIRSKEQRVKD from the coding sequence ATGGATCTATCTTTTATTATACCAGCCCAAAATGAAGAAAAAAGTTTGAAAATTCTTCATGAACAAATAATTAGCAACATCAATAACTATTCATATGAAATAATCTTTTTAAATGACGGTAGCACAGATAATACCCAAGAAATAATGGAAGAAATTGCAGCATCTGATAAAAATGTTAAGATTGTAGAATTTCGGAGAAATTTTGGGAAATCAGCAGCCCTTCAATCGGGTTTTGATATTGCTATGGGGAATATTGTTTTTACAATGGATGCCGACCTCCAAGACGATCCTGCTGAAATTCCTAATTTCATAAAGAGGATAAATGAAGGATTCGATCTGGTTGCAGGTTGGAAACAAAAACGCAAAGACCCGCTCTCAAAAACTATACCGTCAAAATTGTTTAATTTTGTTACTTCCAAATTATTCAAACTGAAATTACATGATTACAATTGTGGTTTTAAAGCTTATCGCAACGAAGTTGTAAAATCAATAAGCATTTACGGGGAACTCCATCGTTATATTCCTGCTTTAGCAAAAGCACAGGGGTTTTCCGTTTGTGAGATTCCGATTGTGCACCACAAACGAGAATTTGGGAAATCAAAATATGGAGCAAAACGTTTGGTAAGAGGATTTTTGGATTTACTGACAGTTAATATGATTACGAAATATGCGAGAAGTCCTTTATATCTTTTCGGTTTAAGCGGAATGATAATTTCTTTTTTGGGATTTGCTACTACCATTTACTTAAGCATCATGAAGATATTTTTTGGTATGTCTTTGAGTAATCGTCCCTTACTCGTTATGGGAGTTCTGCTGATCGTAGTTGGCATTCAACTTATTTCCATAGGATTGATTGGGGAATTTATCGTTTATCTGAATAACAGAAAAGAGCCAATCCGGAGTAAAGAACAGAGGGTAAAAGATTAA